Proteins co-encoded in one Bacillus paramycoides genomic window:
- a CDS encoding helix-turn-helix domain-containing protein, with product MEFYDLGITIKELRMKKNISQSELCHGICSQSQISKIEKGMIYPSSILLYQLSERLGIDPNHIFALTQNKKLKYVENVKCVMRDCTKQKQYNELYEIVKQEKTENNFQLKEDKQFLIWHEAIAIFYVNKSIKTALNLLNSALKLTVTNGDFLSEREIDIMQSMAIFHWANKEYEKSITILRRCLTNFNKLDFPRDKEVKLKIIFNLGKMLGHANQHEEAIKYNDMGIKLAINLNTLYLLGELYYGKAWNMLKLKQCNEEDVADNMKKALFIFELTEKEDLIKIVKEKYFENQNKKITHNFQ from the coding sequence ATGGAATTTTACGATTTGGGTATTACCATTAAAGAACTTAGAATGAAAAAGAATATATCACAATCTGAATTGTGTCATGGAATATGTTCACAAAGTCAAATTAGCAAAATAGAAAAAGGTATGATTTATCCATCTAGCATATTGTTATATCAATTATCTGAAAGACTTGGTATTGATCCAAATCATATTTTCGCACTAACTCAAAACAAAAAACTAAAATATGTAGAAAATGTAAAATGTGTAATGAGAGATTGTACAAAACAAAAACAATATAATGAACTTTATGAAATAGTGAAACAAGAGAAAACCGAAAATAATTTCCAGTTAAAAGAAGATAAACAATTTCTAATATGGCATGAAGCAATTGCTATATTTTATGTGAATAAATCAATAAAAACTGCTTTAAATCTTTTAAATAGTGCACTAAAACTAACTGTAACGAATGGTGATTTTTTATCAGAAAGAGAAATAGATATTATGCAGTCGATGGCTATATTTCATTGGGCAAATAAAGAATATGAAAAGAGTATTACTATATTAAGAAGATGTTTAACTAATTTTAATAAGTTAGATTTCCCTAGAGATAAAGAGGTTAAATTAAAAATCATTTTTAATTTAGGGAAAATGTTAGGTCATGCAAATCAACATGAAGAGGCAATAAAATACAATGATATGGGTATTAAATTAGCTATTAATCTAAATACTCTATATTTATTAGGTGAATTATACTATGGGAAAGCTTGGAACATGCTAAAGCTGAAACAATGTAATGAAGAGGATGTAGCTGATAATATGAAAAAAGCATTATTTATCTTTGAACTAACAGAAAAAGAAGATCTGATAAAAATAGTTAAAGAAAAATATTTTGAAAATCAAAATAAAAAAATCACTCATAATTTCCAATGA